In the genome of Microbacterium saperdae, one region contains:
- a CDS encoding DEAD/DEAH box helicase, with protein sequence MTSFLDLGVPADLAAVLAKDGKTEAFAIQRDTLPDSLAGRDLLGRGRTGSGKTIAFALPLVSRIADSTRKSRAGHPRGLVLAPTRELATQIAATIAPLAEAKGLRVTTVFGGVSQRPQEQAMRSGVDIVVACPGRLEDLMKQKIVQLDAVEVTVLDEADHMADLGFLPGVTRILTATPAGGQRLLFSATLDRGIDTLARRFLSNAVSHEVDEESVPVGEMTHRVLVVESTDDKTTLVRDLASGTGRRILFTRTKHQAKKLAKQLTAAGIPAVDLHGNLSQNARERNLSAFSSDPDDGGVRVLVATDVAARGVHVDNVDLVVHVDPPMEHKAYLHRSGRTARAGAAGTVVTVVLPEQRRDVKDLLRKAAITAPLESATAAAVTGLVPERAPHVRPAPVQAQQPQRQAKQRPAGGERAGASTPPARRRRPRSGGQGGGQGQAGFSSRQGGQRQGGRSAQGR encoded by the coding sequence ATGACTTCCTTCCTCGACCTCGGCGTGCCCGCCGATCTCGCCGCCGTCCTCGCAAAGGACGGCAAGACCGAAGCGTTCGCGATTCAGCGCGACACGCTTCCCGACTCCCTCGCGGGTCGCGACCTCCTCGGCCGCGGCCGCACCGGCAGCGGAAAGACGATCGCCTTCGCCCTTCCGCTCGTCTCACGCATCGCCGACTCGACGCGCAAGAGCCGCGCCGGCCACCCGCGCGGCCTCGTGCTCGCTCCGACCCGTGAGCTCGCCACCCAGATCGCCGCGACCATCGCGCCTCTCGCCGAGGCCAAGGGCCTGCGCGTCACCACCGTGTTCGGTGGCGTCAGCCAGCGTCCGCAGGAGCAGGCCATGCGCAGCGGCGTCGACATCGTCGTCGCGTGCCCCGGCCGCCTCGAAGATCTCATGAAGCAGAAGATCGTGCAGCTCGACGCCGTCGAGGTGACCGTGCTCGATGAGGCCGACCACATGGCGGACCTCGGCTTCCTGCCCGGCGTCACCCGCATCCTCACCGCGACTCCTGCCGGCGGCCAGCGTCTGCTGTTCAGCGCGACGCTCGACCGCGGCATCGACACGCTCGCGCGTCGCTTCCTCTCGAACGCCGTCAGCCACGAGGTCGACGAGGAGAGCGTTCCCGTCGGCGAGATGACGCACCGCGTGCTGGTCGTCGAATCGACCGACGACAAGACGACCCTGGTGCGCGACCTCGCGTCGGGAACCGGTCGCCGCATCCTGTTCACCCGCACGAAGCACCAGGCCAAGAAGCTCGCCAAGCAGCTGACGGCCGCAGGCATCCCCGCGGTCGATCTGCACGGCAACCTGTCGCAGAACGCGCGTGAGCGCAACCTGAGCGCCTTCTCGTCCGACCCGGATGACGGTGGCGTGCGCGTGCTCGTCGCCACCGACGTCGCCGCCCGTGGCGTGCACGTCGACAATGTCGACCTGGTCGTGCACGTCGACCCGCCGATGGAGCACAAGGCGTACCTGCACCGCTCTGGCCGTACCGCGCGCGCCGGCGCCGCCGGAACCGTCGTGACCGTGGTGCTCCCCGAGCAGCGTCGCGATGTGAAGGATCTCCTGCGCAAGGCGGCCATCACGGCTCCGCTCGAGAGCGCCACCGCGGCTGCCGTCACGGGCCTCGTGCCCGAGCGCGCCCCGCACGTGCGTCCTGCCCCCGTGCAGGCGCAGCAGCCGCAGCGTCAGGCCAAGCAGCGCCCCGCCGGTGGCGAGCGCGCAGGCGCCTCCACTCCCCCCGCACGCCGTCGTCGCCCCCGCTCCGGCGGACAGGGTGGCGGCCAGGGCCAGGCCGGGTTCTCCTCGCGCCAGGGCGGCCAGCGTCAGGGCGGTCGGAGCGCTCAGGGTCGCTGA
- a CDS encoding citrate synthase, translating into MSAAADQQATAKLTIGDTTAEFPLVRGTAGHDSIDFSTLTRQTGYTGLDYGFVNTASTKSEITFIDGDKGILRYRGYPIEQLAGTTSYLEVAWLLIYGELPSASELAEFDEKIRRHTLLHEDLKRFFSALPHTAHPMSVLSSAVAALSTYYEGQTDPHDPEHVELNMIRMLAKLPVIAAYAHKKSVGQAFLYPDNSLSFVDNFLKLNFGVHSEPYEVNPVMSKALELLLILHEDHEQNASTSTVRLVGSTGANQFASVSAGIQALSGPLHGGANEAVLTMLGQIRDSGQSVARFVERVKNKEEGVKLMGFGHRVYKNYDPRAKLVKDAADEVLASLGVTDPLLDLAKELEELALADDYFRERRLYPNVDFYTGVIYKAMGFPTRMFTVLFAIGRLPGWLAQWRELQNDPQTKIGRPQQLYVGSPERSFPTSR; encoded by the coding sequence GTGAGCGCAGCGGCAGACCAGCAGGCGACAGCGAAGCTGACCATCGGTGACACCACCGCGGAGTTCCCCCTCGTGCGTGGCACGGCCGGGCACGACAGCATCGACTTCTCCACACTGACCCGCCAGACCGGATACACCGGACTCGACTACGGGTTCGTGAACACGGCGTCGACCAAGTCGGAGATCACGTTCATCGATGGCGACAAGGGAATCCTGCGTTATCGGGGCTATCCGATCGAGCAGCTCGCCGGCACCACGAGCTACCTCGAGGTCGCGTGGCTGCTCATCTACGGCGAACTGCCATCGGCGTCCGAGCTGGCGGAGTTCGACGAGAAGATCCGTCGCCACACGCTGCTGCACGAAGACCTCAAGCGCTTCTTCTCGGCGCTGCCGCACACGGCGCACCCGATGTCGGTGCTCTCCTCGGCGGTGGCCGCGCTCTCGACCTACTACGAGGGTCAGACGGACCCCCACGATCCCGAGCACGTCGAACTCAACATGATCCGCATGCTCGCGAAGTTGCCGGTGATCGCGGCGTACGCGCACAAGAAGAGCGTCGGACAGGCATTCCTGTACCCCGACAACTCGCTGAGCTTCGTGGACAACTTCCTCAAGCTCAACTTCGGCGTGCACAGCGAGCCCTACGAGGTCAATCCCGTGATGTCGAAGGCGCTCGAGCTTCTCCTGATCCTGCACGAGGACCACGAACAGAACGCCTCCACGTCGACGGTGCGCCTGGTCGGCTCCACGGGCGCGAACCAGTTCGCCTCCGTGTCCGCCGGCATCCAGGCCCTCTCCGGCCCCCTTCACGGTGGCGCCAACGAGGCCGTCCTCACGATGCTCGGACAGATCCGGGACTCCGGTCAGAGCGTCGCACGTTTCGTGGAGCGTGTGAAGAACAAGGAAGAGGGCGTGAAGCTGATGGGCTTCGGGCACCGGGTCTACAAGAACTACGACCCTCGCGCCAAGCTCGTCAAGGATGCCGCAGACGAGGTGCTCGCCTCGCTCGGCGTGACCGACCCGCTGCTGGACCTCGCCAAGGAGCTCGAGGAGCTGGCCCTGGCCGACGACTACTTCCGCGAGCGTCGCCTGTACCCGAACGTCGATTTCTACACCGGCGTCATCTACAAGGCCATGGGCTTCCCGACGCGGATGTTCACCGTGCTCTTCGCGATCGGCCGTCTGCCCGGATGGCTCGCCCAGTGGCGCGAGCTGCAGAACGACCCGCAGACGAAGATCGGCCGCCCGCAGCAGCTGTACGTCGGCTCGCCGGAGCGCTCGTTCCCGACGTCGCGCTGA
- the dapC gene encoding succinyldiaminopimelate transaminase has product MSVRDLADYPWDAVIPYRERAAQHPQGLVDLSIGSPVDPTPDIIRRALAEATDAHAYPQTVGTPAVREAIVDWYARRRGVPDLTVDNVLPTIGSKELVALLPTLLGLGEGDIVVHPLVAYPTYEVGARIAGATPLAADDPASWPEGTKLIWINTPGNPDGRTWTVDELAAAVVRARELGAVLASDECYAELGWDGPWATEAIPSILDPRVTGGRRSNLLSVYSLSKQSNLAGYRAAFVAGCARIVGELLTARKHLGLMPPAPIQHAMAVALGDDEHVAAQKELYRIRRDTLRPALEAAGFRIDGSEAGLYLWATEGRDAWESMARLAELGILAGPGPFYGAHSIQHVRLALTAPTERIAEGARRLHAGL; this is encoded by the coding sequence GTGAGCGTCCGCGACCTCGCCGACTACCCGTGGGACGCCGTGATCCCCTACCGGGAGCGTGCCGCCCAGCACCCGCAGGGTCTGGTGGATCTGTCCATCGGCTCTCCCGTCGATCCGACTCCGGACATCATCCGCCGTGCGCTCGCCGAGGCGACGGATGCGCACGCCTACCCGCAGACCGTCGGCACGCCCGCGGTGCGCGAGGCGATCGTCGACTGGTACGCGCGGCGCAGGGGAGTGCCGGACCTCACGGTCGACAACGTGCTCCCGACGATCGGTTCGAAAGAACTCGTGGCGTTGCTGCCCACGCTTCTCGGCCTGGGTGAGGGTGACATCGTCGTGCATCCGCTCGTCGCCTACCCGACCTACGAGGTGGGTGCGCGCATCGCGGGTGCCACACCGCTCGCCGCGGATGACCCGGCGAGCTGGCCCGAGGGCACGAAGCTCATCTGGATCAACACTCCGGGCAACCCGGACGGACGCACCTGGACGGTCGATGAACTCGCGGCCGCCGTCGTCCGCGCGCGCGAGCTCGGTGCCGTCCTCGCCAGCGACGAGTGCTACGCGGAGCTCGGCTGGGATGGCCCCTGGGCCACCGAGGCGATCCCCTCGATCCTCGACCCACGTGTCACCGGAGGCAGGCGTTCGAACCTGCTGAGCGTCTACTCGCTGAGCAAGCAGTCGAATCTCGCGGGCTATCGGGCGGCATTCGTCGCCGGATGCGCCCGGATCGTGGGCGAGCTGCTCACGGCCCGCAAGCATCTGGGGCTGATGCCCCCGGCACCGATCCAACACGCGATGGCCGTCGCGCTCGGCGATGATGAACATGTCGCCGCGCAGAAGGAGCTGTACCGGATCCGGCGCGACACCCTGCGCCCCGCGCTCGAAGCTGCCGGGTTCCGCATCGACGGCTCCGAGGCGGGACTCTACCTATGGGCGACCGAAGGGCGCGACGCGTGGGAATCGATGGCGCGGCTCGCGGAGCTCGGCATCCTCGCCGGTCCCGGGCCGTTCTACGGCGCGCACTCCATCCAGCATGTGCGTCTGGCTCTGACGGCGCCCACCGAACGCATCGCAGAAGGCGCGCGTCGGCTGCACGCCGGGCTGTAG
- the fdxA gene encoding ferredoxin, which produces MTYVIALPCVDVKDRACIDECPVDCIYEGERSLYIHPDECVDCGACEPVCPVEAIYYEDDLPDEWQDYYKANVEFFEEIGSPGGAAKVGVYSFDHPIVAALPPQGE; this is translated from the coding sequence GTGACGTATGTGATCGCCCTGCCGTGTGTTGATGTGAAGGACCGCGCCTGCATCGACGAGTGCCCCGTGGACTGCATCTACGAGGGTGAGCGTTCTTTGTACATCCACCCGGACGAGTGCGTGGATTGCGGAGCCTGCGAGCCGGTGTGCCCCGTCGAGGCCATCTACTACGAGGACGACCTGCCGGACGAGTGGCAGGACTACTACAAGGCGAACGTGGAGTTCTTCGAGGAGATCGGCTCACCCGGCGGTGCGGCGAAGGTCGGCGTGTACTCGTTCGACCACCCCATCGTCGCGGCACTGCCGCCCCAGGGCGAATAG
- a CDS encoding histidinol dehydrogenase, translating to MRVNWVSRVLSWVAAALVGGVYGIAGTIGHSLTWGVLPVGLIVGGIACAAILIAIRALTHDRGAALAAGLGMVGMLILISGVGPGGSVVVQDSLAGRIWTYLVAGLVLLVVAWPSFSRLPVRTSATTADAPVADAPLITSVPHHAAASQESEPRES from the coding sequence GTGCGCGTCAACTGGGTGTCGAGAGTGTTGTCGTGGGTCGCAGCGGCCCTGGTCGGCGGCGTGTACGGCATCGCCGGCACGATCGGCCACAGCCTGACCTGGGGTGTCCTGCCCGTCGGGCTCATCGTCGGCGGAATCGCCTGCGCCGCCATCCTGATCGCCATCCGTGCCCTGACGCATGACCGTGGGGCGGCGCTGGCCGCCGGTCTCGGGATGGTCGGGATGCTGATCCTGATCTCCGGCGTCGGTCCGGGCGGTTCCGTGGTGGTGCAGGATTCCCTCGCCGGCCGCATCTGGACGTATCTGGTCGCGGGGCTCGTGCTGCTCGTCGTCGCCTGGCCCTCTTTCTCCCGACTGCCGGTGCGCACCTCGGCGACGACGGCGGATGCTCCCGTCGCCGACGCGCCTCTCATCACCTCGGTCCCGCACCACGCGGCAGCCTCGCAGGAGAGTGAGCCGCGCGAGTCGTAG
- a CDS encoding AzlD domain-containing protein, which produces MSVWSAILLAALVCLALKAVGYLVPPKVLEAPRPARISDLLTVALLAALVAVQTLGAGQAIVVDARVPALLVAAGLLWLRQSFLVVVIAAAVVAAVLRLLGLAV; this is translated from the coding sequence ATGAGCGTCTGGAGCGCCATCCTGCTCGCCGCCCTCGTCTGCCTCGCGCTCAAGGCCGTGGGCTACCTGGTGCCGCCCAAGGTGCTCGAGGCGCCGCGGCCGGCCCGTATCTCCGATCTGCTCACGGTCGCGCTGCTGGCGGCGCTCGTGGCGGTGCAGACCCTCGGCGCCGGGCAGGCGATCGTCGTCGATGCCCGGGTGCCTGCGCTCCTGGTCGCCGCGGGGCTGCTCTGGTTGCGCCAGTCCTTCCTCGTCGTGGTGATCGCGGCGGCCGTGGTCGCCGCCGTCCTCCGGCTGCTCGGGCTCGCAGTCTGA
- a CDS encoding AzlC family ABC transporter permease — MTPEREVWREALGVVLATSAYGVSFGALAVASGLDVWQTCVLSLLMFTGGSQFAFVGVFTAGGVAALPSAIASAVLLGVRNVAYGMRMSPIVGGGVARRAAAAHFTIDESTAVAISQGDPRLRRVGFWVTGIGIFVGWNITTLIGALVGDVLGDPRAWGLDAAAAAAFLALLWPRLQQRQAIAVGIAAAVVAAALTPFLMPGVPVLIAALVAIVVGWFNWFGSRPSVGTAESPSGVTP, encoded by the coding sequence ATGACTCCCGAGCGTGAAGTGTGGCGTGAGGCGCTCGGCGTCGTGCTCGCGACCAGCGCCTACGGCGTCTCGTTCGGTGCGCTCGCCGTCGCATCCGGACTCGACGTGTGGCAGACGTGTGTGCTGAGCCTGCTGATGTTCACCGGCGGCTCGCAGTTCGCGTTCGTGGGTGTGTTCACCGCGGGCGGCGTCGCGGCGCTGCCCTCGGCCATCGCCTCCGCGGTGCTGCTGGGTGTGCGCAACGTGGCCTACGGCATGCGGATGTCGCCCATCGTCGGGGGAGGGGTGGCTCGTCGTGCGGCCGCCGCGCACTTCACGATCGATGAATCCACGGCTGTCGCCATCTCGCAGGGCGATCCGCGACTGCGCCGCGTCGGATTCTGGGTGACGGGCATCGGCATCTTCGTGGGCTGGAACATCACCACGCTGATCGGCGCCCTCGTGGGCGATGTGCTCGGTGATCCGCGGGCCTGGGGATTGGACGCTGCCGCGGCCGCCGCGTTCCTCGCGCTGCTGTGGCCCCGGCTGCAGCAGAGACAGGCGATCGCGGTCGGCATCGCCGCCGCCGTGGTGGCGGCCGCGCTCACGCCGTTCCTGATGCCGGGCGTCCCCGTGCTCATCGCCGCGCTGGTCGCCATCGTGGTCGGATGGTTCAACTGGTTCGGGAGTCGCCCGTCCGTCGGCACCGCAGAGTCTCCGTCGGGAGTGACGCCATGA
- a CDS encoding helix-turn-helix domain-containing protein, whose amino-acid sequence MEDLRTRIARTIRREREAASLSVSELARRAGISKATVSQLESGAGNPSVETLWALGVALGVPFAVLVDQQANAPTLIRAEDLAGVPSSAAAYSASLLSASPPGARRDLYLIQAEPGDPRRSDPHHPGTTEHVILISGEARIGPVEQPILLHPGDYLSYAGDVPHIFEATVAGTSAVLISELR is encoded by the coding sequence ATGGAAGATCTCCGCACCCGAATCGCCCGCACGATCCGTCGCGAGCGCGAAGCCGCTTCCCTCTCGGTGTCCGAACTCGCACGGCGAGCCGGGATCTCCAAGGCGACGGTGTCCCAGCTCGAGAGCGGGGCGGGAAATCCCAGTGTCGAGACGCTGTGGGCGCTCGGCGTCGCGCTCGGGGTGCCGTTCGCGGTGCTGGTCGATCAGCAGGCGAACGCGCCCACGTTGATCCGCGCCGAGGATCTCGCCGGAGTGCCGTCGTCGGCGGCCGCCTACAGTGCCTCCCTGCTATCGGCCAGCCCTCCCGGCGCGCGCCGGGACCTCTACCTCATCCAGGCGGAGCCGGGAGACCCCCGACGCTCCGATCCTCACCATCCCGGCACCACCGAGCACGTCATCCTGATCTCCGGAGAAGCGCGGATCGGCCCGGTCGAGCAGCCGATCCTCCTTCACCCCGGTGACTACCTCTCCTACGCCGGCGATGTGCCCCATATCTTCGAGGCGACGGTCGCCGGCACCAGCGCCGTGCTCATCTCCGAACTCCGCTGA
- a CDS encoding aggregation-promoting factor C-terminal-like domain-containing protein has protein sequence MSRPALQVRVDDDPKVESLLHLHNTRASRRAAAAVEAHSAVRARRPMLLLSSLTGALLGITLTVGIVSAPAAGAENPATADLAAAAVATGPQPLREIADDAAEAYAEATDAVSAAEALTTEVAASGLDLGDTVVSIDTSELQTDVDALADRALVPALLLEDLTSDAVADTSSVVARTTALQETYTTAKEQKAAAEAAAAAEKAAAEKAAAAAAALASANTVDGAKATAREMASSRYGWGDDQFSCLSSLWTKESGWNYQAYNADGGATGIPQALPGSKMAAAGSDWQTNAATQIAWGLEYIAGSYGSPCSAWSHSQAMNWY, from the coding sequence ATGAGTCGCCCTGCCCTGCAGGTCCGGGTGGACGACGACCCGAAAGTCGAATCCTTGCTTCACCTTCACAACACCCGTGCGTCTCGGCGCGCCGCCGCGGCCGTCGAGGCCCACTCCGCTGTCCGTGCCCGTCGCCCCATGCTGCTTCTCAGCTCGCTGACCGGCGCCCTGCTGGGCATCACGCTCACGGTCGGGATCGTCTCCGCTCCCGCCGCCGGTGCAGAGAACCCCGCCACGGCCGATCTCGCCGCAGCCGCGGTGGCGACAGGTCCCCAGCCCCTGCGTGAGATCGCGGATGACGCGGCCGAGGCCTACGCCGAGGCCACAGACGCCGTCTCAGCGGCGGAGGCCCTCACGACCGAGGTCGCCGCCTCCGGCCTCGATCTGGGCGACACGGTCGTCTCGATCGACACCTCCGAGCTGCAGACCGACGTGGACGCGCTGGCCGACCGGGCGCTGGTTCCCGCGCTCCTGCTCGAAGATCTGACGTCCGACGCCGTCGCCGACACCTCTTCGGTCGTCGCGCGCACCACGGCCCTGCAGGAGACCTATACGACCGCGAAGGAGCAGAAGGCCGCAGCGGAAGCTGCTGCCGCTGCCGAGAAGGCCGCGGCCGAGAAGGCGGCGGCTGCGGCCGCCGCGCTCGCCTCGGCCAACACCGTCGACGGCGCGAAGGCGACCGCGCGGGAGATGGCGTCCAGCCGTTACGGGTGGGGCGACGACCAGTTCTCCTGCCTGAGCTCGCTGTGGACCAAGGAGTCCGGCTGGAACTATCAGGCCTACAACGCGGACGGCGGTGCCACGGGGATCCCGCAGGCGCTCCCCGGCAGCAAGATGGCCGCCGCCGGCAGCGACTGGCAGACGAACGCCGCCACGCAGATCGCCTGGGGACTCGAGTACATCGCCGGGTCGTACGGTTCCCCCTGCAGCGCGTGGTCGCATTCGCAGGCGATGAACTGGTACTGA
- the typA gene encoding translational GTPase TypA: MAHALRSDLRNVAIVAHVDHGKTTLVDAMLRQTGSFGEHAHVDERAMDSNDLEREKGITILAKNTAITYKGKHAEGKEITINVIDTPGHADFGGEVERGLSMVDGVVLLVDASEGPLPQTRFVLRKALESKLPVILLVNKTDRPDARIAEVEEEAHDLLLGLASDLVDDVPDLDVDALLDVPVVYASGRAGAASQNRPADGSLPDNDDLEPLFEAILQHVPAPSYDDEAPLQAWVTNLDSSPFLGRLALLRVFNGTLKKGQTVAWVRADGTHQNARITELLKTRALERYPAESAGPGDIVAIAGFENITIGETIADPEDVRPLPAITVDDPAISMTIGTNTSPLMGKVKGHKLTARMVKDRLDKELIGNVSLKVVDIGRPDAWEVQGRGELALAILVENMRREGFELTVGKPQVVTKKIDGKTYEPFEHLTIDTPEEHLGAITQLLANRKGRMENMTNHGTGWVRMEFIVPSRGLIGFRSEFLTTTRGTGIANAISHGYEPWAGSITTRQNGSIVADRQGVVTPFAMIALQERMSFFVQPTQEVYEGMVIGENSRADDMDVNITKEKKLTNMRAASSDTFESMTPPRQLTLEESLEFARDDECVEVTPEVVRIRKVNLDANTRARETARMKRQDAGA; this comes from the coding sequence ATGGCGCACGCCCTCCGCTCTGACCTCCGCAACGTCGCTATCGTCGCGCACGTCGACCACGGCAAGACCACGCTCGTCGACGCGATGCTCCGCCAGACCGGCTCGTTCGGCGAGCACGCCCACGTCGACGAGCGCGCGATGGACTCGAACGACCTCGAGCGTGAGAAGGGCATCACGATCCTCGCCAAGAACACGGCGATCACCTACAAGGGCAAGCACGCCGAGGGCAAGGAGATCACGATCAACGTGATCGACACCCCCGGTCACGCCGACTTCGGTGGCGAGGTCGAGCGCGGCCTTTCCATGGTCGACGGCGTCGTGCTGCTGGTCGACGCGAGCGAGGGCCCGCTCCCGCAGACGCGTTTCGTGCTGCGCAAGGCGCTGGAGTCGAAGCTCCCCGTCATCCTCCTGGTCAACAAGACCGACCGCCCCGACGCCCGCATCGCGGAGGTCGAGGAAGAGGCGCACGACCTGCTCCTGGGTCTCGCTTCCGACCTGGTCGACGACGTGCCCGACCTCGACGTCGACGCTCTGCTCGACGTGCCGGTGGTCTACGCCTCCGGCCGTGCCGGCGCTGCATCGCAGAACCGTCCCGCTGACGGCTCGCTGCCCGACAACGACGACCTCGAGCCGCTGTTCGAGGCGATCCTCCAGCACGTTCCCGCGCCGTCCTACGACGACGAGGCACCGCTGCAGGCCTGGGTCACGAACCTCGACTCCAGCCCGTTCCTCGGTCGCCTCGCGCTGCTGCGCGTCTTCAACGGCACGCTGAAGAAGGGCCAGACGGTGGCCTGGGTCCGCGCTGACGGCACCCACCAGAACGCTCGCATCACCGAGCTCCTGAAGACCCGCGCCCTCGAGCGCTACCCCGCCGAGTCCGCCGGCCCCGGCGACATCGTCGCGATCGCCGGCTTCGAGAACATCACGATCGGTGAGACCATCGCCGACCCCGAGGATGTGCGTCCGCTGCCGGCCATCACGGTCGACGACCCCGCCATCTCGATGACGATCGGTACCAACACCTCGCCGCTCATGGGCAAGGTCAAGGGCCACAAGCTCACGGCTCGCATGGTCAAGGATCGTCTCGACAAGGAGCTCATCGGCAACGTGTCGCTCAAGGTCGTCGACATCGGACGTCCCGACGCGTGGGAGGTCCAGGGTCGTGGAGAGCTGGCGCTGGCCATCCTCGTCGAGAACATGCGTCGCGAGGGCTTCGAGCTCACCGTCGGCAAGCCGCAGGTGGTCACGAAGAAGATCGACGGCAAGACCTACGAGCCGTTCGAGCACCTCACGATCGACACCCCCGAGGAGCACCTCGGCGCGATCACGCAGCTGCTCGCGAACCGCAAGGGTCGCATGGAGAACATGACCAACCACGGCACCGGCTGGGTGCGCATGGAGTTCATCGTCCCGTCGCGCGGCCTCATCGGCTTCCGCAGCGAGTTCCTCACCACGACCCGCGGCACCGGCATCGCCAACGCGATCTCGCACGGCTACGAGCCGTGGGCCGGCTCCATCACGACGCGCCAGAACGGCTCGATCGTCGCCGACCGCCAGGGTGTCGTCACCCCGTTCGCGATGATCGCCCTGCAGGAGCGCATGTCGTTCTTCGTGCAGCCCACGCAGGAGGTCTACGAGGGCATGGTCATCGGCGAGAACTCGCGCGCCGATGACATGGACGTGAACATCACCAAGGAGAAGAAGCTCACCAACATGCGTGCAGCCAGCTCCGACACCTTCGAGTCGATGACGCCCCCGCGCCAGTTGACGCTCGAGGAGAGCCTCGAGTTCGCCCGTGACGACGAATGCGTGGAAGTGACCCCCGAGGTCGTCCGCATCCGCAAGGTGAACCTCGACGCGAACACGCGTGCACGTGAGACGGCCCGTATGAAGCGTCAGGACGCCGGCGCCTGA
- a CDS encoding CPBP family intramembrane glutamic endopeptidase, which yields MTQLPADGAFLTAPSRARLWWEIAIVLALGLGQSAVYAIVQLAYRLTDETPLADQTATLNPSRSDREIFDLIYQILSIGFSLVPVILVCFLLWQTSRPHLGRLGLDGTRVGRDAGRGILLVLAIGIPGLALYLGGRALGLFVAVNPAGLDAHWWTVPILLLAAARASLQEEFVVLGYLFARLKQLGWSPWTIIIATSVLRASYHLYQGPGAFVGNLAMGLLFGWLFQRSGRLLPFLVAHFLIDATVFVGYPWAAATWPALFGLPG from the coding sequence GTGACCCAACTCCCGGCTGACGGTGCCTTCCTCACGGCCCCCTCCCGCGCTCGGCTGTGGTGGGAGATCGCGATCGTGCTGGCGCTCGGCCTCGGCCAATCCGCCGTGTACGCGATCGTCCAGCTGGCCTACCGCCTCACGGACGAGACTCCCCTCGCAGACCAGACGGCGACGCTGAATCCTTCGCGCAGCGACCGGGAGATCTTCGACCTGATCTACCAGATCCTGTCGATCGGCTTCTCGCTGGTGCCGGTCATCCTGGTCTGCTTCCTGCTGTGGCAGACGTCCCGACCGCACCTGGGTCGGCTGGGGCTGGACGGGACGCGCGTCGGTCGGGATGCCGGCCGCGGGATCCTCCTGGTCCTCGCCATCGGCATCCCCGGACTCGCCCTCTACCTCGGAGGCCGCGCACTCGGCCTGTTCGTGGCGGTGAACCCGGCAGGTCTCGATGCGCACTGGTGGACGGTTCCGATCCTGCTGCTCGCCGCCGCCCGCGCCTCCCTGCAGGAGGAGTTCGTCGTGCTCGGCTACCTGTTCGCCCGTCTGAAGCAGCTGGGCTGGAGCCCCTGGACGATCATCATCGCGACCTCCGTGCTGCGCGCGAGCTACCACCTGTATCAGGGGCCCGGCGCGTTCGTCGGCAACCTCGCGATGGGGCTGCTGTTCGGCTGGCTCTTCCAACGCAGCGGCAGACTCCTCCCGTTCCTGGTGGCGCACTTCCTCATCGACGCGACCGTCTTCGTCGGCTACCCGTGGGCCGCGGCCACCTGGCCCGCGCTGTTCGGACTGCCCGGCTGA
- a CDS encoding PH domain-containing protein — protein sequence MTAVPTPEGARTLRAPSGVITMVLTGALALFLLVDAVARGGWGQMLLLAPWVLLGLWIIYELSFVSHVRMDDGGVVVQNMLRRTSFGWGRVRDVDMRWQLVFSLEDDTDVTCFGGPAHARQRRSRMREEDEQKVPAGVRDLTEIRDRWQAADSTENGAIRRTWDGRALVALVVIAVWATISVLLVANG from the coding sequence GTGACTGCTGTCCCCACCCCGGAGGGCGCACGGACACTCCGTGCGCCCTCCGGGGTCATCACCATGGTCCTGACCGGGGCACTGGCTCTGTTCCTCCTCGTAGACGCCGTGGCCCGAGGCGGCTGGGGGCAGATGCTGCTCCTGGCGCCCTGGGTGCTGCTCGGCCTCTGGATCATCTACGAGCTGAGTTTCGTCTCGCACGTGCGGATGGATGACGGTGGCGTCGTCGTTCAGAACATGCTGCGCCGCACGTCGTTCGGATGGGGCCGCGTGCGCGACGTCGACATGCGCTGGCAGCTGGTGTTCTCTCTCGAGGACGACACCGATGTCACCTGCTTCGGCGGTCCCGCACATGCGCGCCAGCGCCGCAGCCGCATGCGAGAGGAAGACGAGCAGAAGGTGCCGGCCGGCGTCCGCGATCTCACCGAGATCCGTGATCGCTGGCAGGCGGCCGACTCGACGGAGAACGGTGCGATCCGTCGCACCTGGGACGGGCGGGCACTCGTGGCCCTCGTCGTGATCGCCGTCTGGGCGACGATCTCCGTCCTCCTCGTCGCCAACGGCTGA